attattcACCTTTTTTTACCAATCATTAATTATTTATGAGTGTTAAAAGAAATCATTGTGTTAAgctgtatttatatatatatattttaaaagtactAATAAAAATATCGATATAccaatgaaataaataaataaatttaatggtACTGTCAATCTGTCGGGTCACAccgaacaattttttttttaaaaatatggggAAGTCCATGACCGGTCAGTGAATTGTGTCTCTCTAAACAGGGGAATAAGCAAGTCAGAGCCATTAGATATTTCACTCAGTTTCATACACTTATATGAATATTAGAGGATGCCTTTGTTAAATTCCCGGTGATTGTAATGTCATTGTatgagtaatttttaatttatgttatatttcatttaattatattggaacttaattaatttttataaatatttttttcatttgtgaattgtatataattttataaataataatgtgAAATTATAGATGTTTGGATTGTATTATAATTATtagggaatgtaaattttttaaaaatatatataatatgaatattTAGGAGCGTTTGTAAAAGGTCATGCATTTTAGATGAAAAATGTCTCTCAATGCCTTATTTTTAATGGcgttttatgaaataaaaaacatTGCTAAATACCTTAATTTAGCCGCGTTTGTCATTTAAGTGCCACCCATGTGCTATATCTATAGTCGCATTTATTAGAAAATGTCGCTAAAGTCCAATATCTTGCTATGTTTTCTTTAAAACGTCGCTACCTTTCTTGATAATGCCTTTCGTGATAATGAGAGGCATTCTTAAAATGTTAAAACAAGTTTAAATAAATGCTATTAAAGTCAATGGTTTTTATaatgtacattagattaaagagtaaattaattctTTTAGCCTTTTGGTAAAAGTTTTCATTCAACtgtactatttttttaaaaagagtccGTTTATTACTTGGGTCTGAAAAACTAATTAGAGAAGTCTACAGTAGTCTCAAAACAaaacagaagaaaacaaaaaacgaaaaataataaaaatagagacCAGTTGATGGAATAACCAGAAAGTGACATGTGGCATGCCATGTGTATCTTATTTTGACTTGTAAAAACCAGTTTTTAAtcgtaaaaatagatgaaatttttaatcgAATAACCAATTTGCTTTTTATTTAATGTCCTTagactaattaatttattttttagtagaGGAAGTAAAATACAATTCGGTTTCTAATTTACTTACTTGTAAATGGTTATTGAAATCGCATTAGTTAACAGTGGACACAAAAAATAATGGGTGAGAGCTAAGGTGAAGCTAGAAAATTTAGTTaaggggccgaaattaaattataatttttaatagtttatatatttataatttttaaaattaaaattttaaaattttaaaaaatttagataaataattttctattttatgtgAGATATAGAGCtcatatacttaaataataatatataaatattctagTGAAATGGTATTTTTGTAATCTTACAAAATAGTTTCGAAAATACGATTTCAAGAAATATCCGTTGTCTGTAAGTGGAAACAACGAAAAacggttttgaaaaaaaaaaaaaaactttaacttctctcttccttttttttttcttcacttgTTTCAAAATTCGaattttctctttgatttttcttttctctttatctATTCTCGttgttttgaaagaaaagaaaagaaatgtttGAGCCTCAACGTTTCGTAAATTTACAAGAGAATTCGAATTTCGGAGACCCCAAATCCTTTCTTTCAGGTGATAATCGCAACATCATGAACGGCAACTCCTCCCCGACTCACCTTCCAGCTCACTCTTCACTCACTTACTCTAACGCCAATCTGGATCGCGTCCTCTACAACGATCTCGTCGAGATGATCCCTCTTGTTCAATCCCTCATCGTAATCTCCTCCTCTTCTCTCCTtacttaattttacttttttttctttgccttaattttttgaaattagtgAACAACACCGGGAAATTAGTAATgggtttcattttaattttaatttatttgctaaCCTTGTGTTCGATCAGGAGAGGAAACCAAGTAGTTCATTTACAAGGCGTGGTTCGATGATATACACCAAGACCCCTTCAAGGGAATCCTTATCTGGAAATGTgagattataatatatatacacttgttTCAATTTAATCTGTTGAGTTTacttgaaatttgtggaattatGTATTActtgctttatttttttaataggcTTATACTGTTAGTGAATTAGATAGATTTACTCCTTGTTATACCTGTATCTAAGTTGAAATTATATATGCCTTTGCAttccaaatatgaaaaattgGAAATTAGGCATAGCCTATTGAAATTGGTGTTTTGATATGAATTTGCTATGCTTCCATTTGTGTCTGTATCGTACCATGGTAGGATATTCAACATTTGAGTTTGTGTTGAACAAATATGCAATGGAAGTTCTTTGTAGGATTATCGAAGGAATTCTCACCAATAAGGTttgttttacattattttttatgtGCAATTGTTTTTACTATCAAATTCATGctcatattttagtttaatagcTTTTCATTTTTGAGATGGTTAATTTTCTTTACATAAATGTGctataattttgttattttcattcGCGTAGGTTACCGATATGAAAGGGAGGAATGGAGCTCAGTCAATTCcaatgagaaagaaaaaagataaagTCGACAAGAATGGTAGTAATAATCAAGATGGTGACGACTGCTCAATATTTTCCTCAGAGGCTTTGGCAACagaaaaagagaatgaagagTTAATTTCATTGAGGAAACAAGTGGAGGATCTGCAAAAGAAGTTGCTAGAGAAAGATGAACTTTTGAAATCAGCAGAGCTTTCAAAGAACCAGATCAATGATGTTCGTGCTGAACTTGGTAAATTGAAGCGAGATGCTGCAGAAAAGGACTCTTTAATCAAGTCTATTCAGTTGCAACTCTCTGATGCCAAGGTATAATACATCATTAATTGGAACAGTGAGATCTGTTTGTGAATTCGGAGTTTGTGGTTTTATATTACCTGTGTAAAGATTAAAAAGTTAGGATGAAATATTCCATAATTGACATGAAAAAGAATTTGTTTCATCTACAAGACTTAATTGTGTTATTGGAAGATTTTGTAATTAttgtttatttaattgattgttaAAATATGATTGTCATCTGATTTCGGAATACATGTATCCTCCATTATAAAAGGTTGCAGCATATCTGGTTCTTGTTTtccatttttgtatttttgtctaCCTATGAATCATTTGACTACTTAGAAAGATGTCTACATAAAACATTTTCATTGTGAACCTCTTCTTGTTCCCTTAATCGTTATTGATAAGTAAGGTCTTCCTCAGATTAAACTTGCAGACAAGCAGGCTGGCCTGGAAAAGACACAGTGGGAAGCAATGACATCGAAGCAAAAGGTGGAGGAGCTGCAAAATAATATTGATTCCATGCAAGGAGAATTTTCATCATTTATGCTGTTGTTAAATGGTTTAACAAAGAATAATCCCACTACACATGCTGATGATTATGATTTAGAACCATACCCTTTGGATCCTCTCCCTTGTATGGTAAGCTTATTATCCTATGCCTAATATATCTAATGGTTTTATATGGTAGAAGGGAACAAAATTCCGAATAAATTCCGAACAAAATCTCTAACATGacttttcattcttttggatttgcCACAATAGAAAGCCGCATGAATGGATTTGTATTTAAGGCTATTATTGCTTTATTATAACTTAAGATCATTGCATTTAGGCCCATAAAGTGCGGATTTCATTGTTTATTTTGTCTAGTCATGAAGAATCCGCTTTTGGCATAAACAGGATGATGTAAATGACGAGGAGCTGCAGAAAATGGAAGAAGCAAGGCAAGCTTATATTGCTGCTGTTGCTGCTACAAAAAAGAAGCAAGATGAAGAATCCCTTGCTGCTGCAGCCAGTGCAAGGTTATATCTTCAATCATCTCTTTTCAGATCAGAAAGTATGGAATAAAGCAATATAAGAATTGAAGTAGGCTTGGCAACCTGTGTATACGTGTCACGTTCGGTGTTTTGTTTTGTGTAAGCTGTGTAAACACAAACGCAACACAACACAACACAACacaaatgtgtattaaacatgTTGGTGTCCATTGCGTTACTAGTGCATAAATTTCTCGGGTTGTGTTGTGTTTATTACACAGGTTTCATGTTTTACTAAACGTGTAGTGTTCGAAATTGTCTGATCTTAGCTTGAAGCATTCCGCACAAGCTCATTTATGTATTAGCACTATTTGTTTCATACTGTAGGCGTTTATTTACTGTATCTGATCTCCTTCACTCtcacccgtctttcttttttattatttgcaTGTTTATTATATGACAATACCTGCCGGGTATTATCCGCTTTGACTCATTGGTCTTACAGTTTcgttcaaaaaaatattatagattGAAGATTTGAATATTTGTAAACTCGGTCAAGCtctaacatatgtatatatatgtatgtatatataactATTGCTTTCATTGAAGGTCGGCAATTACTATGGGCGTCTCTCCATTTGGCTGTTTTTGATGCAAATTTTGCATATAACTTGAATCTCACATTTCTTTTCGTTTGTCTACTAGCAAAAGAATCCAAATAGCTATCTGAATTTGATTCAGTTTTAATTTGAACTTCCTCTTTTGAATTTGATTCGAATTTGACTCTATATATGCATTGAGTAAAGTTGTAGATTATTTGAatcaatactttttttttaaagattattatttttctctttaatATAATAGATATTATtgtatacaaataattataaggGAGCGTTTGGTCCTCTAAATCTTACATTCCAAAATAAGATTGTAGTGTTTGAAGATTATGGAATGAGATTTCAACATCCTGACAATCTCATAATCTCACATTACGGCCATCCTGTAATATAGGGGTAGAATCTGAATTTTAAGACAAAATTACCTTtgtaaaacaagaattaaaatacctctttttctttcataagtTTTGTACAGCCTAATTTATGCCCGGGCCCAACAAGCAGAGACCCAAGGATCAAATCTACCCAAACAGCCCCATTACAAGCCCAAAATCCAAACAAGCCCATTACAGCAAGGCCCAACAAAGGTCAGcatagggtttcagcttttctgaaaccctagctaagGCGCCGCACGTCCCTGGGGGCTCCTAACGTCTACCGCCGTTCTAGTTTCTGCCACCGACGCCACCAGCTACTCCCATCAATTACCTGCAAGGACAGCACGCAAAGCAAAGGCAAAAACAGTgcaaataatagaaatagataaagaTGTATTAAAATCGGCTATATAAGGAGACAAACAAAAATGTAACGGGGGTCTTTTTTTTCCGGTGATTAAAAACAActtaataaaaagaagaaaaaccgaGAAGGTAGattgcttttcttttctgttctGGCGTTTcctatcctttttatttatttttttttacactactctttaaaaaacaaaagaaaaggggaaagaagTGGACCTATTTGTTTTCGAAAGCCGGCGTCGGAGCCCGTCTTCGTCGTCGCCGGTGGAGGAGGAGACGAACGGTCTCTCCTCGTTTCCGGGTCTTGGGCTCGTCTTTCTCAACATTTCACCATGGATCCGTGGTCTAGAGGCAGTCGGCTTCGAGGGGGACCAAAAAGATCCGATTTTGTGCCTCcgaccaccgtgcacggtggtcgACGGAGGGTAGCCCGATGATCGGAAGCGGCCGGATCTTGGCCGGCCTTGGAGGGCTTGAGAGAGAAGGCTCTctgttttttttagaaaacagataaaaatgatatttttgggcatttgttttatatttatacaagtcataaaacggcgccgttttgaggccctctcgacccgcgcggtgacccgacccgggggaaggatccgcgtgtttcctTTAAATGGCATAATTGCACGCGCAGTCCCTCAGACTTTGCAATGCGTTGCAATTTGACCCTTGTTTCgttcttttctgttttttaatttaaccacaagcttttatttctgtttcaattCTAACCCTCTGCTGTACTGCGTTTTGGGGCTTCGGGgtatttaccattttggtccccccTTTTTTCGCGCGTATTACATTTTGATCctttattctgttttattttttatttcagccCTGAGGTTTCGTTCCCATTTTGAAttagtcctattattattattattactattattattacctatttatttatattgatttcATTTAAACTTCCggtacatatatatttatatattttacaacttatgtacctatatatatatctatatacgtattttcattttcataaatacatatatatttatatataatctttatggtctaaaatacacccttttatattttttaaatccgcatatacatacacattttcaatatatttttagtatgtatataaattaacgtatttatttgtatacatatgtatattttcattagttttaaacttttgtttgtacatatatactttttcttttattttacaatatatatacacttactttttatatgtattcctttatcttcgtattccatagttttatacacctatatgcacatatttttacatatacgcatatttatttatcttatataaaatatactttatgTATTTTGTTAATTCACGTATACACATATCTTAGttcatgtctatatatatcttttatacttaattgtatttgctatttatttatttcatttttgttattattttgaatgaatgatttaactttattcgcttttattttgttatttttgtgtgTTGTAAGTTTGATCGTTCATATTGATTGCTATAGCTTGcatcgtttttatattttcatgttcattatgattttgccatgcataaataatgtaatttgctttcgctataattttgtgctttatttttactcgatataacaaaatttatttttttaaatggcatttcgtgtttggattcgagaaaatcgtgccctaacttactgggtttcgatactctcgataaatctaaatgtacggatctttctaaactcaaattttagatGGCCTCGGGATAAAAAAAAAtcacgtcctaacttactggtcgcgatctcatttttaaatccgagatggctaaaaatatctttcaaataagcatttttcattcgcgtgccgagaatttgagatattgtatgctaacttactggatatgattctctttctcgattaacgtgaaatacattccttttccaaaaattttcattttaatacaaggatcgtatttttagttCTTTCAAGTTcccaattttcgacatcaagacattagataatcaactaggtaccaatttctgggcgttacgagggtgccaatccttcctcgtacgtaaccgactctcggacccattttctaaatttcgtagaccaaaaccgttgttttaataaaatctaattatttattaaaaacaacccttttcccaggtgacccaatcacacctcaaaaaggattggtggcgactccctttttcattttcaaaacccaagtcgaccccgttttccatcaaaaaatggtgtcaacagcttggcgactccactagggaaaATGAGTGAGtcgagccacgagttgattattttttgtctttttgtcgaaaatcaaaaacttggtttaaatatacgatcctttcatcgcatttcattgcttttattacaattttcatcgttgtggtttataattgctgtgttagtttaagtttttgtatctttctgcacattgcattgcatgaccgttggtcacacccttttaagtgggagtgagaaactacgccttcgtgaggttttcacctccgcatgggatagtgaatcgctttcgggatacatccgtacctatgtcttcgtgagattttcatctccgcatggccatagggaaatgtattcccctgaaccgaactcggtctgtatgagcctataatgggtaaagatcgaggaatctgctggttcaggtaccctactttagaaccaaaccacatgtaatgagccataggaactgacctaggtagagctactccaaatttttagtgcttacctaaatgaatattgtatttattgtcgcttattttaaatcttattctgtgtttaatgctaatttactttgtttgtgattgcatggcatcttcattctaaaagaggtgtcgatttacgttcagtttcttggtagaaagcttatcatggaaaaggggtttgttgataaagtagaggataatgcgactgtgcgaatatgggctgaaacgacacaacgggagaaaggcgatagtcttaccgaagggtacaTGTCAGAATTGTGagattttacccgtatcagtgtaatccagaacgaccttcgagaaatgaaagaagtctgggatcaatgggatgtcgaggctaAGCAGCTGTTCtgttgtaactacggtgacctaccttatctgcttagtgtcaaagtggacaagtatttattccgagcccttgctcagttttggaatcctgcctacagttgtttcacttttgggaaagtagatttgacgcctactgtggaggagtatacgaccttgcttcggtgcccaaagattcaagtcgacaaggcttattccagagctgtttgtgtccctccgttgttaaagaaattaatgaacatcactgggatgagcgagcagtgggtcgccgcctggatccaacagaagggcgacagtaaatgtgttccttggaaaagtttgcgagacttggtgcttgtacatcctgacttaaagaaaagggtcgatgtcttcgctttaggtatctatggactagtggttttccccaaagctttaggacacatagacgaggctgtatctgatttgttcgatcggcttagtaaaggggttacaccggttccggcaatactcgctgaaacttttagatccttgagtgcgtgtcgaaaagcaggggagggaaggtttattggatgcgcgcagctcttattggcatggttccatagccacttctggaaagtcgaaaaggtctcttatcgggtattctctgataactactcccctctaggagaattggtggccacgccaagacgggatgatatttcagaagaaaaatggatagagatactccaggatctccaggatgaagatattgaatggagggctccttggttaattcccgatgagatattgtaccgatgtggagattttgactgggttccgctgctcgggatatggggagctatcggatatgctcctctactcgtatcaagacagtatagatcacgacaattcataccagcaacgcaggggttggcttatagtgatttttcctatagggaggacaattacaagaagaaggttcgagaaatatctagtgcttggaaccagactcgtcgaatgaagatcttagccgtgggtccgacaattacccccgagtatggtcagtggcgtgatcaaaggatcaacgacaacatcccggcgtcaaattcagaaactgctcgatctttagaggaacgcttaaaagttttgccttctgagatggaaatcatcaaacaagaatttgaaaaaaggagtttagaattggggaagaagatagaacaactagaggaagaaaaaatgcagttaggactggatgtggacattcaaagattagaggccgataaattgagaaaaggaaagaacaaagcagaagaagatttagacagcctgaagacagattacaagaagttgcgcaggtcggtaagaactgctggcttgggtaaaacgccagaacaatggcgacaagaaattcaggaggaaaagacgagagctgatcaatgggaaaagaaatttcaggatactcgggctcgagaagtcgccttgggaaagagtctactagtttgccaagatgagaagacggagttgaaggtccggataaccgaactagaaagatcgcttcaccagtactgtaatcgtaatgctacggttgaattaagggcaagcttagacaaaattgaagaattaaaaggacaaataggagggctagagaatgcattgcaaaatagtgaaatccggatagagcttctggaagaaaataatgagcagtggcaaagataattccgtcggtctcaagagcagattagagaaagagattatattatgggagaggcggtggctcaagtgcgcgaagtagctgatcatctgcagactctagcggttcaggctgatctattaagtttgaagtatgagtcagagtcggacaggggccgagaattagcttggcttcttagaaaggttaaggctttgagtgtgagggcaaagccgtatatgtagtctattttatgtaaagaagctctctatctagtaaagttttctaatgaagttgaattagaatcagtgcctcttttttttgcattcttttcatgcattgcatcacatcatatgcattaatgactattaaaaaaacctaatcgaataaaatcatttcagttaacctggaaaaccaacaaagttatggcacccgagctaaggcaaaaattatggaccaaaggttggagaagctagagcgacttcaaaaagaaatgcaagaccagttgcaggcgcaaatgaaagagcaaatagaaaagattcagcgtgacatggtgcaaaagatggaggagtcccaaaatgatctggtggctaagataacgcaattattgaagggagtagataagggtaaaggtcctgtgattgttagtgaagaagaaaacaatggtgaaccactttatcctccaggtttcacgcctccgcatgcgcaagtacagactgagctgcattcgcggagaccctctgtgtcggttagaccCCAGtagttccaaggcgatgcttcaatcccaatgaattttcaacccggagcgggctttaatcccggtgatagcccgaataatattacggtcccagatcttgacgagatggttgaaaaggacaaggcgaaggaggaatttccaaaacaatttgaggagaaatggaaatggatagaggagaagtttagggcaatagaaagcatcgaaagctatggaacagatgcaaaggatctgagcttggttccggacttggtgctcccttacaaatttaagatgccggaattcgagaaatacaacgggactagttgcccaggatcccatattactatgttttgtagaagaatgacggggcatattaataatgatcaattattaatacattgctttcaggaaagtcttacgggagcggcgtcaaagtggtacaatcagctgagccgagctaaaattgctacttggagggatttagcacaggctttcttgagacaatacaatcatgtctcagaaatgatgcctgacaggataactctgcaaaatttagagaagaaatcgaacgaaagcttcagacaatatgcgcagaggtggcgagaggtggcggttcaggtgcaaccaccgcttttggaaaaagagatgacgacgctttttattaatactttgaaagccccgttcatcactcacatgttgggaagcgcttcaagaaatttctcagatataatcatgaatggtgaaatgattgagcatgccattaaaagtggaaaaatagatggaggggaaaataataggagggcacccccgaggaaaagagaaaatgaagtgaataatgtgaatacttatggtaggtcaattaccgtgaatcagccaaagaaagtggttgctaatcaacagggatcatcaagacaagagtcgggagctaggcaaactactgaaaagccccaattcacgccaatcccgatgtcatacaaggagttgtatcagactttattcgatgcacatgttgttgctcctcgttacttgagtcctctacaacccccgtatccaaaatggtatgatacgaacgcgcaatgtgattatcatgcgggaatttctgggcactcgatagaaaattgtacgaccttcaagaaggtagtagaaggacttatcaatttaggtgttgtcaaacttgacgactcacctaacgcaaagaatccgttacctaatcacgcagataagggggtgaatatagTTAgtgaaggtacgggagaagaagtcaagactgacattgctgaagtaaaaactccattgaaacgggtctggaaagaaatggcgaaaagagggttggttatttcagattctgagaaagggcatgagatgggaaattattgtgaatttcatcatgaaacagggcatgaaatccaagaatgtgaaggattcaaggccttggttcaaagcatgatggataacaatgagatgaggttttatgaagatgtgaaagaaatgaggagcatatgcgcgacagagttgggaacaaaggctccaaaaataaatcatcctgtggtcattatctcacgccctaagggtaatgaggttagggctcaggtaatgccaaaaattgtaatccagaaaccatcaaatttctcttataaaga
The Gossypium hirsutum isolate 1008001.06 chromosome A07, Gossypium_hirsutum_v2.1, whole genome shotgun sequence genome window above contains:
- the LOC107926586 gene encoding protein MICROTUBULE BINDING PROTEIN 2C; this translates as MFEPQRFVNLQENSNFGDPKSFLSGDNRNIMNGNSSPTHLPAHSSLTYSNANLDRVLYNDLVEMIPLVQSLIERKPSSSFTRRGSMIYTKTPSRESLSGNVTDMKGRNGAQSIPMRKKKDKVDKNGSNNQDGDDCSIFSSEALATEKENEELISLRKQVEDLQKKLLEKDELLKSAELSKNQINDVRAELGKLKRDAAEKDSLIKSIQLQLSDAKIKLADKQAGLEKTQWEAMTSKQKVEELQNNIDSMQGEFSSFMLLLNGLTKNNPTTHADDYDLEPYPLDPLPCMDDVNDEELQKMEEARQAYIAAVAATKKKQDEESLAAAASARLYLQSSLFRSESME